The Halomonas sp. KG2 genome contains a region encoding:
- the rnr gene encoding ribonuclease R, with protein sequence MKYWTLSDDPHAEREAQKYDNPAPSREYLLAALETYGKPITHENMSRMLGIEDEDHLEAIRRRMAAMERDGQVLRDRRGAYALIDKLDLIKGKVLGHRDGFGFLLRDDGKKPDLVLPPRQMRRVFHGDYVLARVSGRDRRGRDEATIADVIARNTQTIVGVYRSNSPEFGVLIPENPRITQEVIIPHTASAGAKDGQVISAKIVQQPATRVQPVGEVIEVLGERMDPGMEIDIAIRSYDIPAEFPPEVLDQTSGISAEVLEQDKQHRVDLREIPLVTIDDESAKDFDDAVCAWKTKSGSWKLLVAIADVSHYVRPGTALDDEARTRGNSVYFPGQVVPMLPELLSNGLCSLNPHVDRLVMVCEMNISKTGAISRYAFYEAVMNSHARLTYNKVAAILDNESDEGEALRNEHKALVKPLQNLHELYGLLRSAREERGAIDFDTTETAIIFNDERKIEKIVPRTRNDAHKLIEECMLAANVATARFLDKHDLPALYRIHERPTPERLDKLRLFLSELGLSVGGGDMPTPQDYQALREAIIDRPDADIIQTVMLRSMNQAVYSPQNEGHFGLAYQAYAHFTSPIRRYPDLLVHRAIRSVIRGPRQTNTVVRVEGAPVDPPSKWCPYTFEQMLELGEHCSMTERRADEATRDVESWLKCEFMSDKLGETFEGTIASVTQFGLFVRLDDFYVEGLVHVTSLPSDYYHYEAEKHRLKGERTGTTYRLGDGLTVQVARVDMDDRKIDFGLADEKPRPRRQPRKRRGGEGGAGVEGGANKAAASADKQPTRRGPRRTRNGPRKPSPNKG encoded by the coding sequence AGTATGATAATCCTGCGCCCAGCCGCGAATATTTATTAGCTGCCCTGGAAACGTACGGCAAGCCAATAACCCACGAAAATATGAGCCGCATGCTCGGCATTGAAGATGAAGATCATCTTGAAGCTATTCGCCGTCGTATGGCTGCCATGGAACGTGATGGTCAGGTGCTGCGCGATCGCCGCGGCGCTTATGCACTAATTGATAAACTTGACCTTATTAAAGGGAAGGTGCTGGGCCACCGAGATGGCTTTGGCTTCCTGCTGCGTGATGATGGTAAAAAGCCAGACTTAGTATTGCCCCCACGTCAGATGCGCCGTGTTTTCCATGGCGATTATGTGCTGGCACGTGTTAGTGGCCGCGACCGCCGCGGTCGTGATGAGGCGACTATTGCCGATGTGATTGCGCGAAACACCCAAACGATTGTGGGTGTATACCGTAGTAACTCGCCTGAGTTTGGTGTGCTGATTCCTGAAAATCCACGTATTACTCAGGAAGTTATCATTCCTCATACGGCAAGTGCTGGCGCGAAAGACGGGCAGGTGATATCTGCAAAAATCGTTCAGCAGCCAGCCACGCGTGTTCAGCCGGTCGGCGAGGTTATCGAAGTGCTGGGCGAGCGGATGGATCCAGGCATGGAAATAGATATCGCGATTCGTAGCTACGATATTCCCGCTGAGTTTCCGCCAGAAGTGCTTGATCAAACCAGCGGTATTTCAGCAGAAGTGTTAGAGCAAGATAAGCAACACCGCGTCGATTTGCGTGAGATTCCGTTGGTCACCATTGACGATGAGTCCGCCAAAGACTTTGATGATGCGGTGTGTGCCTGGAAAACCAAGTCGGGCAGTTGGAAGCTGTTGGTCGCTATTGCCGATGTGTCGCATTACGTGCGTCCGGGTACTGCGCTTGATGATGAGGCGCGTACGCGGGGTAACTCGGTGTACTTCCCAGGCCAGGTTGTGCCGATGCTGCCTGAGCTGCTCTCAAATGGCTTGTGTTCTTTAAATCCCCATGTTGATCGTCTTGTGATGGTCTGTGAGATGAATATCTCCAAGACGGGTGCTATTAGCCGCTACGCGTTCTACGAAGCGGTAATGAACTCCCACGCTCGCCTGACCTACAATAAAGTGGCGGCCATCCTCGATAACGAGAGTGATGAAGGGGAAGCGCTGCGCAATGAGCACAAGGCGTTAGTGAAGCCGTTGCAAAATCTGCATGAGCTTTATGGCCTGCTGCGTAGTGCCCGAGAAGAGCGTGGTGCGATTGATTTTGATACCACCGAAACGGCGATTATCTTTAATGATGAGCGCAAGATTGAAAAAATTGTCCCGCGCACCCGCAACGATGCTCATAAGCTAATTGAGGAGTGTATGCTGGCGGCCAACGTGGCTACCGCGCGCTTCCTGGATAAGCATGACTTGCCCGCTCTTTACCGTATTCACGAGCGCCCGACACCGGAACGCCTTGATAAGCTGCGTCTGTTCTTGAGCGAGCTGGGGCTTTCCGTTGGTGGTGGCGATATGCCGACGCCTCAGGACTATCAAGCGTTACGTGAGGCGATTATTGATCGCCCAGATGCTGACATCATCCAAACTGTCATGCTGCGCTCAATGAATCAGGCGGTTTATTCGCCCCAGAATGAGGGCCATTTTGGCTTGGCTTACCAGGCCTATGCGCACTTCACCTCACCGATTCGTCGTTACCCTGACCTATTGGTGCATCGCGCCATTCGCTCGGTTATTCGTGGGCCACGACAAACCAATACGGTTGTTCGGGTAGAAGGCGCACCGGTTGATCCGCCAAGCAAGTGGTGTCCTTATACCTTCGAGCAAATGCTTGAGTTGGGTGAGCACTGCTCAATGACCGAGCGGCGTGCTGATGAAGCAACCCGTGATGTTGAGAGCTGGCTCAAGTGTGAGTTTATGTCCGACAAGCTGGGCGAAACGTTCGAAGGTACTATCGCCTCAGTGACTCAGTTTGGCTTGTTTGTGCGACTGGATGACTTCTATGTCGAAGGGTTGGTGCATGTCACCTCGCTGCCCTCTGACTACTACCACTATGAGGCAGAGAAGCATCGCCTCAAAGGTGAGCGCACAGGCACGACCTACCGCTTGGGTGACGGGCTTACGGTTCAGGTTGCGCGGGTAGATATGGATGATCGTAAGATCGACTTTGGTTTAGCTGACGAGAAACCCCGACCACGCCGCCAGCCGCGTAAGCGTCGCGGTGGAGAAGGTGGTGCTGGAGTAGAAGGGGGGGCTAACAAAGCAGCAGCATCAGCTGATAAGCAGCCGACGCGCCGTGGGCCAAGACGCACGCGTAATGGCCCGCGTAAACCATCACCGAATAAGGGTTGA
- the rplI gene encoding 50S ribosomal protein L9: MEVILLDNIGKLGGLGDKVTVKPGYGRNYLVPYGLAVPATKDNVEAFKAQRAELEAQAAERKAEAEARAEQLNDIELSLVSKAGDEGKLFGSIGPRDLADAISSAGIEVAKSEVRMPQGPIRQTGEYDIALHLHAEVDAVVRVVVVAE; this comes from the coding sequence ATGGAAGTCATTCTGCTCGACAACATTGGTAAGCTGGGCGGCCTGGGTGACAAAGTCACTGTAAAGCCCGGTTATGGTCGTAACTATTTGGTTCCTTACGGCCTAGCCGTGCCGGCAACCAAAGATAACGTTGAAGCATTCAAAGCCCAGCGTGCTGAGCTTGAAGCCCAAGCCGCTGAGCGTAAAGCAGAAGCTGAAGCGCGTGCTGAGCAGCTTAACGACATCGAATTGTCGTTGGTTTCTAAAGCAGGCGATGAAGGCAAGCTGTTCGGTTCTATCGGTCCTCGTGACTTGGCCGACGCTATTTCCTCTGCTGGCATCGAAGTTGCCAAGAGCGAAGTACGTATGCCGCAAGGTCCGATTCGCCAAACTGGCGAATACGACATCGCTCTACACCTGCATGCAGAAGTAGATGCTGTTGTTCGCGTGGTTGTTGTCGCAGAGTAA
- the rpsF gene encoding 30S ribosomal protein S6: MRHYEIVFMVHPDQSEQVPAMVERYTSIVTENGGTVHRLEDWGRRHLAYPINKIHKAHYVLMNVECTGETLEEIENIFRFNDAIIRSLVVRCKEAITEASPMMKPAEEKRPRREDKPRAEEAEEETA; encoded by the coding sequence ATGCGTCATTATGAAATCGTGTTTATGGTCCACCCGGATCAGAGCGAGCAAGTGCCGGCTATGGTCGAGCGCTACACCAGCATTGTTACCGAAAACGGTGGCACTGTGCATCGCTTGGAAGATTGGGGCCGCCGTCACCTGGCTTACCCGATCAACAAGATCCACAAAGCCCACTACGTGCTGATGAACGTTGAGTGCACCGGCGAGACTCTCGAAGAAATCGAGAACATCTTCCGTTTCAACGACGCCATCATCCGCAGCTTGGTTGTTCGCTGCAAAGAAGCGATCACCGAAGCTTCTCCGATGATGAAGCCGGCAGAAGAAAAGCGTCCGCGTCGCGAAGATAAACCGCGCGCAGAAGAAGCTGAAGAAGAAACTGCCTAA
- the rlmB gene encoding 23S rRNA (guanosine(2251)-2'-O)-methyltransferase RlmB — MKSSSRRSSRPAVRTPDGLDQVYGVHALESLLERGETPLELWVQQGAGNRLKEVVASAQARGARIKEQSRDLLDQLTQGAAHQGVVAFCPPLVPEGEESLWLKLRAWQASAPPLLLVLDGVTDVHNFGACLRSADAAGAHGVIVAKDKAAPLNATVRKVACGAAEVVPVYQVTNLSRTLAKLKDAGVWITGTAGEAEASLFEIDMTGPTALVMGAEGKGMRRLTREACDNLAKLPMAGQVSSLNVSVATGICLFEAVRQRLLAS, encoded by the coding sequence ATGAAATCGTCGTCTCGGCGTAGCTCGCGTCCGGCTGTTCGTACTCCGGATGGGCTAGATCAAGTGTATGGCGTTCACGCCCTGGAAAGTCTGCTGGAACGGGGCGAAACGCCCCTTGAATTGTGGGTGCAGCAAGGAGCGGGTAACCGCTTGAAGGAAGTGGTTGCGAGCGCTCAGGCTCGTGGTGCGCGGATTAAAGAGCAGTCTCGAGACTTGCTGGATCAGCTTACTCAGGGTGCAGCCCATCAAGGGGTTGTGGCATTTTGCCCGCCGCTGGTTCCCGAAGGGGAAGAGTCGTTGTGGTTGAAGCTACGCGCGTGGCAAGCGTCTGCGCCGCCGTTATTGTTAGTGCTGGATGGCGTTACCGATGTTCATAACTTTGGTGCGTGCCTGCGCAGCGCGGATGCTGCCGGTGCCCACGGTGTGATTGTGGCTAAGGATAAAGCCGCGCCGTTGAACGCGACGGTGCGGAAAGTAGCTTGCGGCGCAGCCGAGGTGGTGCCTGTTTATCAGGTTACTAACCTATCGCGTACATTGGCTAAGCTAAAAGATGCCGGTGTGTGGATTACCGGTACTGCTGGTGAAGCTGAGGCTAGCCTGTTTGAGATTGATATGACTGGCCCGACTGCATTAGTGATGGGCGCTGAAGGGAAGGGCATGCGCCGGTTAACCAGGGAAGCCTGCGATAATCTGGCAAAGCTGCCTATGGCCGGACAGGTGTCCAGCCTAAACGTATCGGTCGCGACAGGCATTTGTTTGTTTGAAGCTGTTCGGCAGAGGCTGCTTGCAAGTTAA
- the rpsR gene encoding 30S ribosomal protein S18, whose protein sequence is MARFFRRRKFCRFTAEGVKQIDYKDLDTLKAYITETGKIVPSRITGTKARYQRQLATAIKRSRYLALLPYSDSHQ, encoded by the coding sequence ATGGCACGTTTTTTCCGTCGCCGTAAGTTTTGCCGCTTCACTGCTGAAGGCGTCAAGCAGATCGACTACAAAGATCTCGACACGCTGAAGGCTTACATCACCGAAACCGGCAAGATCGTTCCGAGCCGTATCACCGGCACCAAAGCACGCTATCAGCGTCAGTTGGCGACTGCTATCAAGCGTTCGCGTTACCTGGCACTGCTGCCCTACTCCGATAGCCATCAGTAA